The genomic region GAATTTTCGGAAATTTCTTTTATCAAAATATTTTCAATTGACCATGCTTCTTTTTCATTAAACTCATCATATTCATAAAGATAAATTCCATTTATATCTTGTACAGTTTGTAATTTCTCATATGTATATTTATCAACCTCAAATTTGAAATTATATCCAGGATTCTCCTGAAATTTTTGAATTAAATCAAAATCCTCATTATAGTTCTTTAAAATAGATGTGAATGTTAAAATCTTCTCCATTTCTATATTATTGTTAAAATTCTTAAATATGTTAGATTTTACTTCTACTATATATTTAGTACTATACTTAATAAGATCATTAGACTTATCATCTAAAATCCTATAATTTAAATTACTTGTCCTATAATCTAAGTTATATTGATTCATTGCTATAGATACATACTTGTCTGCCTTTGCACCTAACTGTATAAATGCAAGTCTAAAAATTATAATAGAGATACTCAATCCAAATAAAATATTTATAAACCTTATTCTCAATCTAACATTTTTCTTGTCCATAATAAAACTCCATCCTATTTACCCAAACAAATATTTGTATAAGTCATTCCAAATCATAGCAAAAATATTCACAAATATTAATAAATTTTCAAAAAATGAATTTAAGGTTAGGATAATACCATCCTAACCTTAAACTTCTAGCTTAATGAAATTTCATTTTTCTTCATAATTATAAAATCATTTTGTTTTAATTCAGTTTCAACATGTGCTGTGAAAATCATTTGAGCATGATTTGCCTTCTCAATACTTTCACCTTTACTATTTTTCATATCATTCAATACGACCTCAAAATTTTCAGTTTTAGGTCTTATAATTTCAACCTTATCTCCATTAAATACTCTATTTCTTTGTTCAATAGTTGCTATCTTTGTTTCTCTATCATAATCTTTTACAATTCCAATTATATCATATTCTCTAACATATGTTGCACTCTCATAGCTTTGCTCTCCAGATTTACCATAAAAGAAACCAGTAGAGTATCTTCTATGACTTATCTTTTGAAGATTTCTTTTCCACTCAGGATTAACTTTAAAATTTTCAGGATCTGCGTAATAAGTATCAATTGCTTCTCTATACATCTTTACAACCATTGCAAGATAAAATAAACTTTTCATACGCCCTTCAATTTTAACAGAAGCAACACCAGATCTAATAACATCATCAATATGTTCAATCATACATAAATCTTTTGAGTTCATTATGTAAGTTCCATCTTCATCCTCAAAAACTGGATAATACTCATTTGGACGTGTTTCCTCTACAAGATAATATTTATATCTGCATGCCTGAGAACACGCTCCTTTGTTTGAATCTCTTGATGTCATATAATTTGATATCAAACATCTTCCAGAATAAGCCATACACATAGCACCGTGAACAAACACTTCTATCTCACAATCTTCTGGCAATTTATTTACGAATTCTTCTATCTCTTTTAATTTTAATTCTCTAGCTAAAATTATCCTTTTTAATCCATAATCATACCAAAATCTTGCAGTTTCATAGTTCATTGCATTTGCCTGAGTACTTAAATGTATATCTATATTTGTATTCTTTTTAATTATTGAAATTAAACCAGGATCTGCAACAATAGCCCCATCAACTCCAAGAGATTCACATTTTTTAACATATTCCTCAATACCATTCATATCAAAGTTTCTTGGAATTGCATTTAAAACTAAATAAACCTTTACCCCTCTATCGTGAGCATATTCAATTCCTTCCTTCAATTCATCAAAATCAAAGTTATCTGCAAATGCTCTCAGGTTCAATCTTGGACCGCCAACATAAACAGCATCAGCCCCAAAGTCGACTGCGACTTTTAATTTTTCCAAACTACCTGCTGGTGCAAGTAATTCAACCTTTTTCATTTTCTTCATTCCTCCTTAAAATCATTACACCGTCGCCAATAGGCAATAACCATGTCGAAAATAGTTTATTATTGACAACATTTTTCAAAAACTTTCTCATGTTATTTATGATAGTTTTTTTGCGTTTCACAATCAAACTATCCGATGCAACCATACCTTTATATAAAACATTGTCAAACATGATTATACCATTTTTATTTAAATTTTGGATACAATTGTTCAATAGTTTTTCATAATGAGATTTAGACGAATCAATAAATATAAAATCATAATCACAATCTAAATATTCAAAATTTTCAAAACAATCGCCTTCTATAAGTCGTATATTATCCTCATAATTAAACTTTTTAAAATTATCTTTTGCAAGTATAATACGATCTCCATCCC from Candidatus Arthromitus sp. SFB-mouse-Japan harbors:
- a CDS encoding peptidase U32 family protein; this encodes MKKVELLAPAGSLEKLKVAVDFGADAVYVGGPRLNLRAFADNFDFDELKEGIEYAHDRGVKVYLVLNAIPRNFDMNGIEEYVKKCESLGVDGAIVADPGLISIIKKNTNIDIHLSTQANAMNYETARFWYDYGLKRIILARELKLKEIEEFVNKLPEDCEIEVFVHGAMCMAYSGRCLISNYMTSRDSNKGACSQACRYKYYLVEETRPNEYYPVFEDEDGTYIMNSKDLCMIEHIDDVIRSGVASVKIEGRMKSLFYLAMVVKMYREAIDTYYADPENFKVNPEWKRNLQKISHRRYSTGFFYGKSGEQSYESATYVREYDIIGIVKDYDRETKIATIEQRNRVFNGDKVEIIRPKTENFEVVLNDMKNSKGESIEKANHAQMIFTAHVETELKQNDFIIMKKNEISLS
- a CDS encoding O-methyltransferase is translated as MGNIINDDINKFIIENINLDLSEDLMELEEYALENHIPIIDKQVQNFISMIFKLNRPKNILEFGTAIGFSSIFMCEQLKGNVKITTVERDGDRIILAKDNFKKFNYEDNIRLIEGDCFENFEYLDCDYDFIFIDSSKSHYEKLLNNCIQNLNKNGIIMFDNVLYKGMVASDSLIVKRKKTIINNMRKFLKNVVNNKLFSTWLLPIGDGVMILRRNEENEKG